CGAGCAGCCGGTCGGCGGCCTCCGGGTCGGTGCCGGTGGCCTTCGCCATCGAGCGCAGCACCGGCGCCAGCCGCTCCGCGGTCAGCTCGAACGGCCGGCCGCCGCCCAGTTCGCCGGTCTTGGCCTGCTCGGCGAGCCGCCACAGCAGGTGAAAGGTGGCCCGGCTCTCCCGCCGGTCCTTCCAGTGGGTCGGCGCGGCCAGCTCTGCGGCCCTGCGGTGCGGCAGGTCCAGCCGGGAGTTCTGCGCCCAGCCGGCGCCGCCCCGCAGGTGGTGCAGCTCCTCCTCGATCAGCGCGCCGGGCCGGTACCGGTCGTCGGTCCAGAGCGCGTTGTTCCGGTTCTCGAACTTGTCGATGCGCCGCACCGCGTCGTCCAGCCAGCTGCGGCCGTCCGGCAGCGGTCCGGCCTGGAGCAGCGCGTCGGCGAGCACCGCCTTGATCCAGTGGTAGACGCCGAGCGTCAGGTAGTCGCCGCCGCGGTGCTCGCGCCCGTTGGTGCCGCGCAGCGTCGGCACCACCTTGTAGACCTTGCCCTGCAGGTGCTCGGGCACCCGCAGACCGACCGGCGAGACGTCGTAGAGGTCGAAGGTGAACAGCGCGATGTCGGTGGTTCCGCCGCCGATGTCGATGACCAGGACGTTTTCGGTACGCGCGGCCGGGTTCCCGGTCGGCCGCATCCGCGCCCGCAGCGCCTCCACCCCCACCTCCAGGTGGCTGCCCAGCTCCCGCATCAGGAAGAAGAACGCCACCGCCACCGCCTCGTCGTAGGTGATGGTGACCTCGGTGATCCCGGCCGCCTCGCTGACCAGGTCGCGCAGCTTGCGCCGGACCGCGCCCGGCGCCGCGGTGGGGTAGGTGACGACCACCTTGTTGATCGGCCGGTGGTCCATCCCCTCGGTCTGCCCGGCGTACTTGTTCGCCTGGTCGACGAGCTGCGCGATGGCCCGGGCGATCACCTCGTCGGTCCGGATCCCGCGTTCCTCCAGCGCCTGCGCCTCGGACCGGCCGAGATGCCGTTTCAGTCCGGTGAGCACCAGTGACTCGTCGCCGGCGGCGGTCACCGTCAGCGGCCGGCCGAGCCGGACGCTCAGCACGCCGTCGGTCCGGCTCACCTCGACGGTGCTGTCGATGATCGGCTCGCCGCCCGGGCCGAGCGGCACCTCGTGCAGCTGCGACCGGTCCGGGGCCGGTGCCCGGAACACCTCGCCGTACGCCGTCTGGATCCGGTCGGCCAGCCACTCGCCCAGCGGCGGCGGCAGGGCCGGCTGGCTGGTGTCCAGGGTGAGCAGCACCTGGTGCAGCAGCGGTGTCTCGTCGCCGCGTTCGCGTTCCAGCGCCCAGATCAGCTGGTCGACGGTGCGTGCCCCGGTGTCCGGCAGGCAGCGCGCCGCGACGTCGCCGCGCAGCCGGTCCCAGGCGGCGCTCACCCGGTCCCGGGGGTCCGGCCGGGACCGCAGCAGCGCCACGACCTCGTCGCGCAGCACCGCGGCCTGCGACGCGGGCAGCACCGTGATCGGGAACAGCCACTGGTCCCAGAGCGTGACCGTGGACGCGGTGGTGCCGAAGTCGACGGCGAGCACCCCGTGGTGGAATCGGGGCTCCTCGTCCGTCGGCGGCTCCGGCACGACCGAGGCGCGCAGCACGAAACCGATCGACGCGGCGACGTGGTGGGCGGCCCACTTGCCGTCCGGCATCCGCTCGTGGAAGAACGCGGTCACCCGGACCGTGGCCGCCGCCGCCCCGCCCCACTCGACGGTTTCGCCGGGCAGCACGATCCGGCCGGGCAGTTCCCGCGAGCCGACACCCCAGCCCTTGGCGAGCCGGTCGGCGAGGGCCTGGTCGACGTCACCGGCCGCGGCTTCGACGCCGAGCAGCCAGACCGGGCCGTCGACCGGTTCGACCGTCAGGTCGGGCAGGGTCACCCGGCCGCCGACGACGGTCACCGGCAGGTCTGAAACGTCGGTG
Above is a genomic segment from Actinoplanes ianthinogenes containing:
- a CDS encoding virulence factor SrfB encodes the protein MRIGIGGDGRPAATDVSDLPVTVVGGRVTLPDLTVEPVDGPVWLLGVEAAAGDVDQALADRLAKGWGVGSRELPGRIVLPGETVEWGGAAAATVRVTAFFHERMPDGKWAAHHVAASIGFVLRASVVPEPPTDEEPRFHHGVLAVDFGTTASTVTLWDQWLFPITVLPASQAAVLRDEVVALLRSRPDPRDRVSAAWDRLRGDVAARCLPDTGARTVDQLIWALERERGDETPLLHQVLLTLDTSQPALPPPLGEWLADRIQTAYGEVFRAPAPDRSQLHEVPLGPGGEPIIDSTVEVSRTDGVLSVRLGRPLTVTAAGDESLVLTGLKRHLGRSEAQALEERGIRTDEVIARAIAQLVDQANKYAGQTEGMDHRPINKVVVTYPTAAPGAVRRKLRDLVSEAAGITEVTITYDEAVAVAFFFLMRELGSHLEVGVEALRARMRPTGNPAARTENVLVIDIGGGTTDIALFTFDLYDVSPVGLRVPEHLQGKVYKVVPTLRGTNGREHRGGDYLTLGVYHWIKAVLADALLQAGPLPDGRSWLDDAVRRIDKFENRNNALWTDDRYRPGALIEEELHHLRGGAGWAQNSRLDLPHRRAAELAAPTHWKDRRESRATFHLLWRLAEQAKTGELGGGRPFELTAERLAPVLRSMAKATGTDPEAADRLLASLPVPLVLRPELFEQIARPALRQVAKLAIGLVHSRFQGNPQPLDRLILTGRASRMPLVEQVIAEEFAAAAADEAVIEWNPAALVVDLRSAKSATSIGAAWVERMRRLAAHNRDALTIVTRGATEITVDVQNIFQTLPASFSVTRHSQPYPVLHANDPFDQVRPDGTVSRRTYLGPLSRTVLINRVIDGDTAGKQWGAYDLSDTVRKQKYRPAQEALDALNLNIDPSRVEWLAGIQTNLEIDQTLELTLHLWRDRGEERPAEADPTPTYLVPAVGGLELLAPAGRLASMLSTRGKTPVIAEVAGRIMLRNGAGDDLVQLPVFRRDDTLQPVELTEEFAAEQSLTGEFRAGVVSPEPLPAPGRDGWTFFLRDGDRVEALGTLPARNHAGDWYATLDDAGVLRVQAGKPDYLRARSLAEMDEHKGAVYSTPMDPGAEKDESSDPYNGEQ